One genomic window of Sphingomonas sp. C3-2 includes the following:
- a CDS encoding OmpW/AlkL family protein: MKKLVALLLTGAGFVAAPAHAEAGDVLLRVRGIMVAPTESSGSILPAFPGEKVKVDNSVMPEVDITYMATDHIGFELIAATTKHNVSGRSGTTGGIGKLASTWVLPPTLTVQYHPLPNGKVRPYVGVGVNYTAFYSDKASSGLEAAVGDSSVALKDSFGWAAQAGVDVDLNKKLFLNFDVKYIDIDTTARINTTAIGQQKVKVSLDPIVVGVGVGVRL; this comes from the coding sequence ATGAAAAAGCTCGTTGCCCTGTTGCTTACCGGCGCGGGATTTGTTGCGGCCCCGGCGCATGCCGAAGCAGGCGATGTGTTGCTGCGCGTTCGCGGCATCATGGTCGCGCCGACCGAAAGCTCCGGCTCCATCCTGCCCGCGTTTCCGGGTGAAAAGGTCAAGGTCGACAACAGCGTGATGCCCGAAGTCGACATCACCTACATGGCGACTGACCATATCGGTTTCGAACTGATCGCGGCGACCACCAAACATAATGTCTCGGGCCGCAGCGGCACGACCGGAGGGATCGGCAAGCTCGCATCCACCTGGGTGCTGCCGCCTACGCTCACCGTCCAGTATCACCCGCTGCCGAACGGCAAGGTGCGTCCTTATGTCGGCGTCGGCGTCAATTACACCGCCTTTTATTCGGACAAGGCATCTTCAGGGCTGGAAGCAGCCGTTGGCGATAGCTCGGTCGCGCTCAAGGACAGCTTCGGCTGGGCAGCGCAGGCCGGCGTCGATGTCGATCTGAACAAGAAGCTCTTCCTCAATTTCGACGTCAAATACATCGACATCGATACTACCGCGCGGATCAACACCACGGCCATCGGCCAGCAAAAGGTGAAGGTCAGCCTTGATCCGATCGTCGTCGGCGTCGGTGTTGGGGTCCGCCTCTAA
- the hemN gene encoding oxygen-independent coproporphyrinogen III oxidase, which translates to MDKFTGMWTYHPDLLATPVPRYTSYPTAAEFTDGPGNTEMAEALDLITPGTPTSLYVHIPFCEKICWYCGCNTSAANRESRVTAYLDALHDEIALVAGRLNGRAQIGRIAFGGGSPNALAPADFLMLVETLRHRFDAANAEISVEIDPRSFTREWAGVLGALGTGRVSLGVQTFSEPVQRAIGRVQPTAMIRQTVDWLRLAGVSSINFDLMYGLPGQSIDDLFETLAIARTMAPERIALFGYAHVPQLIARQQRIDASALPDATLRFDQMALGHEYLLDAGYRAIGFDHFAVADDPLATALDTGRLRRNFQGFTDDDAANLIGFGATSISSFADRILQSEKNSGRYRMLVSSGRLPQNRGIMRTADDRRRGAVIEALLCYGRADTAAIGAMPAKLDRFIERGLVRRTGTAIELAEDALPYARAIAACFDAHRQAPGVRQFSNAV; encoded by the coding sequence GTGGATAAGTTCACGGGCATGTGGACCTATCATCCCGATCTGCTCGCGACGCCCGTTCCGCGCTATACCAGCTATCCCACCGCCGCCGAATTCACCGACGGCCCGGGCAACACCGAAATGGCCGAGGCGCTGGATCTTATCACGCCGGGCACGCCGACCTCGCTTTATGTCCATATCCCCTTTTGCGAGAAGATCTGCTGGTACTGCGGATGCAATACCAGCGCGGCTAATCGTGAAAGCCGGGTGACGGCCTATCTTGATGCGCTGCACGACGAGATCGCACTGGTTGCCGGACGGCTGAACGGCCGCGCGCAGATCGGGCGGATCGCCTTTGGCGGCGGCAGCCCGAACGCGCTTGCGCCGGCGGACTTCCTGATGCTGGTTGAAACGCTGCGCCACCGGTTCGACGCGGCGAATGCCGAGATTTCGGTCGAGATCGATCCGCGCAGCTTTACCCGCGAATGGGCGGGCGTGCTGGGGGCACTGGGCACCGGGCGGGTGAGCCTGGGCGTGCAGACCTTCAGCGAACCGGTGCAGCGCGCCATCGGCCGCGTGCAGCCGACCGCGATGATCCGCCAGACAGTGGACTGGCTGCGTCTGGCAGGCGTGTCGTCGATCAATTTCGACCTGATGTACGGGCTTCCCGGCCAGTCGATCGACGATCTGTTCGAGACGCTGGCGATCGCGCGCACCATGGCCCCCGAACGCATCGCGCTGTTCGGCTATGCCCATGTGCCGCAGTTGATCGCGCGTCAGCAGCGGATCGATGCAAGCGCCCTGCCCGATGCAACGCTGCGCTTTGACCAGATGGCGCTGGGGCATGAATATCTTCTCGACGCCGGATACCGCGCCATCGGCTTCGACCACTTCGCCGTGGCCGACGATCCGCTTGCGACCGCGCTCGACACGGGACGATTGCGGCGCAATTTCCAGGGCTTTACCGATGACGATGCGGCGAACCTGATCGGGTTCGGCGCAACCTCGATCAGCAGCTTTGCCGACCGCATCCTGCAATCCGAGAAGAATTCGGGGCGCTACCGGATGCTCGTGAGCAGTGGGCGCCTGCCGCAGAACCGCGGGATCATGCGCACCGCCGACGACCGGCGGCGCGGCGCCGTGATCGAGGCGCTTCTATGCTATGGCCGCGCCGATACGGCGGCGATTGGCGCTATGCCCGCAAAGCTCGACCGCTTCATCGAACGCGGGCTGGTGCGCCGCACGGGCACGGCGATCGAGCTGGCCGAGGATGCCCTGCCCTATGCGCGCGCCATTGCCGCCTGCTTCGACGCGCACCGCCAGGCGCCGGGCGTGCGCCAGTTCAGCAATGCCGTGTAG
- a CDS encoding response regulator transcription factor, translated as MTEKLVYLVDDEEAIRRSAGFMLRTSGFKVESFASGVEFLKDVRDLPLGCVLLDIRMPGMDGLEVQQALIERGVAMPVVIMTGHGDVNIAVRAMKAGAIDFIEKPFEKAVLMAALDQAQARLDRSGQRRTNAEEAATRLKILTPREREVLDGLVEGLPNKTIAFDLGISPRTVEIHRANLMAKLEVRSLSEALRLAFAAADVDTPAD; from the coding sequence ATGACGGAAAAACTGGTTTATCTGGTCGATGATGAGGAAGCGATCCGCCGCTCGGCGGGCTTCATGCTGCGCACATCGGGTTTCAAGGTTGAAAGCTTCGCGTCGGGCGTCGAGTTTCTGAAGGATGTCCGCGATCTTCCGCTGGGCTGCGTGTTGCTTGATATCCGCATGCCGGGGATGGACGGGCTCGAGGTTCAGCAGGCGCTGATCGAACGCGGTGTCGCGATGCCGGTCGTGATCATGACGGGGCATGGCGACGTCAACATCGCGGTCCGCGCGATGAAGGCGGGGGCCATCGATTTTATTGAAAAGCCGTTTGAAAAGGCGGTGCTGATGGCCGCGCTCGATCAGGCGCAGGCCCGGCTCGATCGCAGCGGTCAGCGCCGCACCAATGCCGAGGAAGCCGCCACCCGGCTCAAGATACTCACCCCGCGCGAGCGCGAGGTGCTCGACGGGCTGGTCGAAGGGTTGCCCAACAAGACGATCGCCTTTGATCTTGGGATTTCGCCGCGCACCGTCGAAATCCACCGTGCCAACCTCATGGCCAAGCTTGAAGTGCGCAGCTTGTCCGAAGCGCTGCGCCTCGCCTTCGCCGCAGCGGATGTGGATACGCCGGCGGACTGA
- a CDS encoding PAS domain S-box protein encodes MPNLGSFSEAHLRSILSTVPDAMVVIDGRGTILSFSSAAEDMFGFAEEEVAGENVSMLMPSPDRERHDSYLERYLDTGQRRIIGIGRVTTARRRDGSTFPIELSVGEAVTPDGRVFTGFIRDLTERQKAERRLQDLQGELAHVSRVSAMGSLASALAHELNQPLTAIANYMEAARDLLDNPDASTIEIIREALDEAAGQSVRAGQIVRRLRDFIARGDTEKQIESLRKLVTEANVLALVGAGERGIEVRVVLDPEADSVLVDRIQVQQVFLNLIRNAVEAMENCPVQQLEIISRAVPGNLVHVTVGDSGVGLDPEVASRLFEPFLSTKDDGMGLGLSICRTIIEAQGGRIWAEPSTLGGTAFHFTLITTTSSEAVE; translated from the coding sequence GTGCCCAATCTTGGATCTTTCAGCGAAGCGCATCTGCGCTCGATCTTGTCGACAGTGCCCGATGCCATGGTCGTCATCGACGGCCGTGGCACCATCCTCTCCTTCAGCAGCGCGGCTGAGGACATGTTCGGTTTCGCCGAGGAAGAGGTTGCGGGCGAAAATGTCAGCATGCTCATGCCGTCGCCCGATCGCGAGCGGCATGATTCCTATCTCGAACGCTATCTCGATACCGGCCAGCGCCGCATCATCGGCATCGGCCGTGTTACCACCGCGCGGCGGCGCGACGGATCGACCTTCCCGATCGAACTTTCTGTGGGGGAGGCCGTCACCCCCGATGGCCGCGTCTTCACCGGTTTCATCCGCGATCTGACCGAACGCCAGAAGGCCGAACGGCGGCTTCAGGATCTTCAGGGCGAACTGGCGCATGTCTCACGCGTCAGTGCGATGGGGTCGCTCGCCTCCGCGCTCGCGCATGAACTCAACCAGCCGCTCACCGCCATCGCCAACTATATGGAGGCGGCACGCGATCTGCTCGACAATCCCGACGCTTCCACGATCGAGATCATCCGCGAGGCGCTCGATGAAGCGGCGGGCCAGTCGGTCCGCGCCGGGCAGATCGTGCGCCGCCTGCGCGATTTTATCGCGCGCGGCGATACCGAAAAACAGATCGAAAGTCTGCGCAAGCTGGTGACCGAGGCGAATGTTCTGGCGCTTGTCGGTGCGGGCGAACGCGGCATCGAGGTGCGCGTCGTCCTTGATCCGGAGGCAGACAGCGTGCTTGTCGATCGCATTCAGGTGCAGCAGGTCTTCCTCAACCTTATCCGCAACGCGGTCGAGGCGATGGAAAACTGCCCCGTGCAACAGCTGGAAATCATCTCACGCGCGGTGCCGGGCAATCTCGTCCATGTCACGGTGGGCGATAGCGGCGTGGGCCTCGATCCCGAGGTCGCCTCGCGGCTTTTCGAGCCCTTTCTCAGCACCAAGGACGACGGTATGGGGCTCGGCCTGTCCATCTGTCGCACGATCATCGAGGCACAGGGCGGGCGCATCTGGGCAGAGCCATCCACATTGGGCGGCACGGCCTTTCATTTCACGCTGATAACGACGACATCCAGCGAGGCGGTCGAATGA
- a CDS encoding universal stress protein: protein MKTILLHVHDDIGQAARLEFALDLARATSGHISCVQITPLEYFVGTDPFGGMYAVKEVLANLREQETAERARIEARLASEGVSWDWLQFDGNVAQTLISQARLADVVILSQPARGDDPVAEPIPVVPDVALHSRAPVFSIPAQVKPLDVAGPAMVAWNGSYEAAHALRFAVPLLKLASDVHLVEITQETRDFPSTAAASYLARHGLEPEIRTVAPGDKGVGATLARTADEIGASYLVMGAYGHSRLREMILGGVTRDLLGDARIPLFMSH from the coding sequence ATGAAGACGATCCTGCTTCACGTGCATGATGATATCGGTCAGGCCGCGCGTCTCGAATTCGCGCTCGATCTGGCACGCGCCACCAGCGGTCATATTTCCTGCGTCCAGATCACCCCGCTTGAATATTTCGTGGGTACCGATCCCTTTGGCGGCATGTATGCGGTGAAGGAGGTTCTGGCCAATTTGCGCGAACAGGAAACGGCCGAGCGCGCCCGGATCGAGGCGCGCCTCGCATCGGAAGGCGTGTCGTGGGACTGGCTTCAGTTCGACGGCAATGTCGCGCAGACATTGATCAGCCAGGCGCGGCTTGCCGATGTCGTCATCCTCAGCCAGCCCGCGCGCGGTGATGATCCGGTGGCAGAGCCCATTCCGGTGGTGCCCGATGTCGCGCTCCATTCGCGCGCACCGGTGTTTTCGATCCCCGCACAGGTTAAGCCGCTCGATGTGGCTGGTCCCGCGATGGTTGCGTGGAACGGATCCTATGAGGCCGCGCACGCCCTGCGCTTCGCGGTGCCGCTCCTCAAGCTTGCGTCCGATGTCCATCTTGTCGAGATCACGCAGGAAACGCGCGATTTTCCATCGACGGCGGCGGCGAGCTATCTGGCGCGTCATGGGCTTGAGCCCGAAATCCGTACCGTGGCGCCCGGCGACAAGGGCGTTGGCGCAACGCTTGCGCGCACCGCGGATGAAATTGGCGCCTCCTATCTTGTCATGGGGGCCTATGGCCATTCGCGGCTGCGTGAGATGATCCTGGGCGGCGTCACGCGCGATCTGCTTGGAGATGCGCGGATTCCGTTGTTCATGTCGCATTGA
- a CDS encoding murein L,D-transpeptidase, with amino-acid sequence MKHALPGFSGVVMTLAALCASPAFAATEPVAGDAISASPATPIAVAIRSSVSGKLKDFYRPRGYWPLWAQDGAIGEEADRLIDLIETADTEGLNPSDYDPKVLRKLIEKAREEPTPANIAKAELRLSRAFASYVSDTRGPPGVKMVYLDQELVPEPPSQIAVLRAAGVAPSFLRYMTEMGWASPVYAKLRDALVAYQADWGGLPSVHIAAGPTLRSGSKGDRVRLMRMRLGLAPGDRFDKEAAARLRAFQTMHGMKADGIAGKGTIAALNRTPAHYERLIRLNLERARVIPSPRRRHILVDAAAARLWLYEDGEAKDTMRVVVGQPTQPTPMLAGMMRYVVVNPYWNVPPDLVQRRIAPRVLKGEASLSGLRYEALSDWTHDAHVLNQSEIDWQSVAAGGQTLRLRQLPGGNNAMGRVKFMFPNDLGIYLHDTPDKALFKEDDRRFSSGCVRVEDAGRLAEWLFRKPLEPKTGDPEEQIYLPEPVPVYITYLTASPTDKGIAFREDAYGRDGDEEARLAGHPVAKKRPVG; translated from the coding sequence GTGAAACACGCATTACCGGGGTTTTCCGGCGTAGTGATGACGCTGGCGGCGCTGTGCGCGTCGCCGGCGTTCGCCGCTACTGAGCCGGTTGCGGGGGATGCCATCAGCGCATCCCCCGCCACCCCCATTGCCGTTGCGATCCGATCGAGCGTCAGCGGCAAGCTGAAGGATTTCTACCGCCCGCGCGGTTATTGGCCGCTCTGGGCTCAGGACGGCGCGATCGGAGAAGAAGCCGACCGGCTGATCGACCTGATCGAAACCGCCGACACCGAGGGACTGAACCCTTCGGATTACGACCCCAAGGTGCTGCGCAAGCTGATCGAGAAAGCGCGCGAGGAACCGACGCCCGCCAATATCGCCAAGGCGGAGTTACGGCTGTCGCGCGCCTTTGCGTCCTATGTTTCGGACACGCGCGGACCGCCGGGCGTCAAGATGGTCTATCTCGACCAGGAACTGGTGCCCGAGCCGCCGAGCCAGATCGCGGTGCTGCGCGCCGCCGGGGTCGCGCCTTCCTTTTTGCGTTACATGACCGAGATGGGCTGGGCGAGCCCGGTCTATGCCAAGCTGCGCGACGCGCTGGTGGCATATCAGGCCGATTGGGGCGGCCTGCCATCGGTGCATATTGCGGCTGGCCCCACGCTGCGCAGCGGATCGAAGGGGGATCGCGTGCGCCTGATGCGGATGCGGCTTGGCCTTGCCCCGGGAGACAGGTTCGACAAGGAGGCCGCCGCGCGGCTGCGCGCCTTTCAGACGATGCATGGGATGAAGGCGGACGGGATTGCGGGCAAGGGCACGATCGCCGCGCTCAACCGCACCCCGGCGCATTATGAGCGGCTGATCCGCCTCAACCTCGAACGCGCGCGCGTCATCCCCTCTCCCCGCCGCCGTCACATATTGGTGGATGCCGCCGCGGCGCGGCTGTGGCTGTATGAGGATGGTGAGGCGAAGGATACGATGCGCGTGGTGGTTGGCCAGCCGACGCAGCCGACGCCAATGCTGGCGGGAATGATGCGCTATGTCGTCGTCAATCCTTATTGGAATGTGCCGCCCGATCTTGTCCAGCGGCGGATCGCGCCGCGCGTGCTGAAGGGCGAGGCCAGCCTGAGCGGGCTGCGTTATGAGGCGCTGTCCGACTGGACGCACGATGCACATGTGCTGAACCAGTCGGAAATCGACTGGCAATCGGTGGCGGCGGGCGGGCAGACGCTGCGGCTGCGCCAGTTGCCCGGCGGCAACAATGCGATGGGGCGCGTGAAATTCATGTTCCCCAATGATCTGGGCATTTATCTCCACGACACGCCCGACAAGGCGCTGTTCAAGGAGGACGACCGCCGTTTCAGTTCGGGCTGCGTGCGCGTCGAGGATGCGGGGCGGCTGGCGGAGTGGTTGTTTCGCAAGCCGCTGGAGCCGAAAACCGGCGATCCTGAGGAGCAGATCTATCTGCCTGAGCCGGTGCCGGTATACATCACCTATCTGACCGCTTCGCCGACGGACAAGGGCATCGCGTTTCGCGAAGACGCCTATGGCCGCGACGGCGACGAGGAAGCCCGGCTGGCTGGCCATCCCGTCGCGAAAAAAAGGCCGGTCGGCTGA
- a CDS encoding UDP-glucose/GDP-mannose dehydrogenase family protein — MQITMIGSGYVGLVSGACFADFGHDVICVDKDASKIDALKAGRMPIYEPGLDQLVASNVKAGRLSFTTELTDAVADADVVFIAVGTPSRRGDGHADLSYVHAAAAEVAKAMNGYTVVVTKSTVPVGTGDEVERIIREANPSADFAVVSNPEFLREGAAIGDFKRPDRIVVGTEDERAIKVMQEVYRPLFLNQSPLLFMSRRTAELTKYAANAFLATKITFINEIADLCEKVGADVQEVSRGIGLDNRIGNKFLHAGPGYGGSCFPKDTLALLKTAQDNNVPQRIVESVVAVNDARKRAMGRKVIEALGGDARKKTVAVLGLTFKPNTDDMRDSPAIDVIRVLQDHGAVIRATDPEGMEQAKLVIDGDVNWCDGAYEAVEGADALVIVTEWDAYRALDLGRVKDLMKAPVMIDLRNIYPRADAEGAGFAYSAVGR, encoded by the coding sequence ATGCAGATAACGATGATCGGTTCGGGCTATGTGGGTCTGGTATCGGGAGCATGCTTCGCCGATTTCGGCCACGACGTGATCTGCGTGGACAAGGACGCCAGCAAGATCGACGCGCTGAAAGCCGGCCGCATGCCGATCTATGAGCCCGGGCTCGACCAGCTCGTCGCGTCCAACGTCAAGGCGGGCCGCCTGTCGTTCACGACCGAACTGACCGATGCGGTTGCCGATGCCGATGTCGTCTTCATCGCGGTGGGCACCCCCTCGCGCCGTGGCGACGGCCATGCCGACCTGTCCTATGTCCATGCCGCCGCCGCCGAAGTGGCCAAGGCAATGAACGGCTATACCGTCGTCGTCACCAAATCGACCGTGCCGGTGGGCACCGGCGACGAAGTGGAACGGATCATCCGCGAAGCCAATCCGAGCGCCGATTTCGCGGTGGTTTCCAACCCCGAATTCCTGCGCGAAGGCGCCGCCATCGGCGACTTCAAGCGCCCCGACCGGATCGTGGTGGGCACCGAGGACGAGCGCGCGATCAAGGTGATGCAGGAAGTGTACCGCCCGCTGTTCCTGAACCAGTCGCCCCTGCTCTTCATGTCGCGCCGGACGGCCGAGCTGACCAAATATGCGGCGAACGCATTCCTTGCGACCAAGATCACCTTCATCAACGAAATCGCCGACCTGTGCGAAAAGGTGGGCGCGGACGTGCAGGAAGTGTCGCGCGGGATCGGGCTCGACAACCGCATCGGTAACAAGTTCCTCCATGCCGGCCCCGGCTATGGCGGCTCGTGCTTCCCCAAGGACACGCTGGCGCTGCTGAAGACCGCGCAGGACAACAACGTGCCGCAGCGCATCGTCGAATCGGTGGTGGCGGTGAACGATGCCCGCAAGCGCGCAATGGGCCGCAAGGTGATCGAGGCGCTGGGCGGCGACGCGCGCAAGAAGACCGTCGCGGTGCTGGGCCTGACCTTCAAGCCCAATACCGACGATATGCGCGACAGCCCCGCGATCGACGTGATCCGCGTGCTGCAGGATCACGGCGCCGTCATCCGCGCGACCGATCCCGAAGGGATGGAACAGGCCAAGCTGGTGATCGACGGCGACGTCAACTGGTGTGACGGCGCCTATGAGGCGGTGGAAGGCGCCGATGCGCTGGTGATCGTGACCGAATGGGACGCGTACCGCGCGCTCGACCTGGGCCGGGTGAAGGACCTGATGAAGGCGCCGGTGATGATCGACCTGCGCAACATCTATCCGCGCGCCGATGCCGAAGGCGCGGGCTTCGCCTATTCGGCGGTGGGCCGCTGA
- a CDS encoding HPP family protein, translating to MTVTALFSRCRPLLPGTTARDRLWGCIGAVCAIAATGLICRWFAGPGIHVPLLVAPMGASAVLLFAVPASPLAQPWPVIGGNTISALVGIAVARLIPDPMIAAGVAAGLAIGVMSALRCLHPPGGAAAITAVLGGPAVAGAGWSFAVFPIGVNALLMALGAVVFHRFSGHSYPHRPVVVPIPTAPVPDPLPHPHFMPQDVEKALAGFGESLDISRDDIDALLLQVEANARARFDAELAETSAEIRI from the coding sequence ATGACCGTTACTGCCCTGTTCTCACGATGCCGCCCGCTTCTTCCCGGCACCACCGCTCGCGATCGCCTCTGGGGCTGTATCGGCGCTGTCTGCGCGATCGCGGCCACCGGGCTCATCTGTCGCTGGTTCGCGGGGCCTGGCATCCATGTGCCCTTGCTCGTCGCCCCCATGGGCGCTTCCGCCGTCCTTCTCTTTGCGGTGCCCGCTAGCCCGCTCGCCCAGCCCTGGCCGGTCATCGGCGGGAACACCATTTCGGCGCTTGTCGGCATCGCGGTGGCACGGCTCATCCCCGATCCGATGATCGCGGCGGGCGTTGCGGCGGGGCTGGCGATCGGCGTCATGTCTGCGCTGCGCTGTCTCCATCCGCCCGGCGGCGCGGCCGCGATCACGGCGGTGCTTGGCGGCCCGGCGGTGGCGGGAGCGGGCTGGAGCTTCGCCGTCTTTCCGATCGGGGTAAATGCGCTGCTGATGGCGCTCGGTGCGGTCGTCTTCCACCGTTTCTCGGGCCACAGCTATCCGCACCGTCCGGTCGTCGTGCCGATTCCGACGGCCCCCGTGCCCGATCCGCTGCCGCATCCGCATTTCATGCCGCAGGATGTGGAAAAGGCCCTCGCCGGATTTGGCGAGAGCCTTGATATCAGCCGCGACGATATCGACGCGCTGTTGCTTCAGGTAGAGGCGAATGCCCGCGCCCGTTTCGATGCCGAACTGGCGGAAACGAGCGCGGAAATCCGGATCTAA